The Cloeon dipterum chromosome 3, ieCloDipt1.1, whole genome shotgun sequence genome includes a region encoding these proteins:
- the Cad89D gene encoding cadherin-89D has translation MERIRWSLSLILIGWVATAHGCQFLPAGDYLRFVRVPENVPVGGEILRVQVQPQGLLSIQPMDKEEDAHYFKVSSVDGAWARVSLARSLEELVDSDIPQSVLKFRLACLDPIDETVSSSYLSVTVYVEDVNDHAPTFLGTPYHVTVDELTPAGLTIFRGIHAIDNDKPNTPNSDVQYSLLSGGDDHGHFILESNNRAALILKSPLDYDAGDTEFNLTIVASDRGTPPNNATTVVRVTVRDNDDLSPRFTKDVYKVKIPEMPAYPAGAVMHQEVILSPPIYAEDQDEAINATIRYSIVAGNTQDIFWIDPINGSLFVIRAIDREALTSERFSLALRASQKDNPARQGTARLEVTILDVNDNAPNFEVEIYNISIVENLPNGFSVLQVAARDPDKGENGEFSYELEDPNKAFLIDPHTGWLTVKNQTQLDREKQSSLRMRVRAKEKKPSPEPGSRSAAVWVTLLDANDNNPVFQPSNVYHFQVSSDAPIGEVIGQVNALDPDLGRNGQVAYDVQRANSSDELGRPLPLPFSIEAQSGLLLVVDTPLLEDRYTLLIEAVDQPANPSERRTALAVATIDVARSRQSSAASSTGERVPGFVGAPYEFWVGGNAPVGTTIGLVRLKNIDKKTALFDLLHSYRTGVPFAIEERSGVITVVRELSHFTRTHYEFETVVTDGQFTLVTNVTIHVVDPEDPSILTTTFTPPRSQLLETLEFKVRENHAGVLVGKLPDVNSKRDTRFLLVNKDLADLFTVSNDGSVYTKKDLDREERASYHLTIISEGRGGSKGDGIFQVLVTVEDENDNPPRFSHKTYTGHVSEDAAPNTLVKLDNLVHAADIDLGNNAKFQIRIRGDGANKFRIDQESGKIFLAAKEPLDRETRPKFDLRLVAVDRGNISSEVELTVIVDDVNDNAPNFVQMMLLDEAAVADGNAKQRRDTVLPLKNMSSRNYPVVSLEENIAMGSPVIKIEAKDMDDGDNAVVTYKIVGENQREKQDRSSSARHKKERSFNINPNTGEITVSKRLSPETEFQLDVMAADCCGLSNNMSLMVNVVDVNDHAPTFKRPWYQYDLAEGTYMGWVLGWLHASDADFADNAHVTYYIDPEEGDLPFTISPEGGALTATGTVDRESGDSFEFRVWAEDNGKPKLKTSVQVTINILDVNDNAPEFFNFNRRDEITGTPIYHTAIDENGPPGQFVLQVFANDSDYTGNGNGLLLYSIAGPPRREFHIDSKDGTITTLTSLDYESANIHNITVVASDLGSPSLTSSAIVLVAVKDHKESTAIDLNPIFSERHLEVEVMENSHTPLVLTMLNVTPSYRNQHVTFTLLPGPDVNNFYVDSKNGTVYLMNTPDRERQSYYAIKVRAERAKAARSSKPVLVYPMLSDDLGVAGDEVRLVVHVRDENDNTPRFEGAQEGRPIVAAIPASANYGDEVVRLYAYDADEGLNGEVRYHIVQKPDDVETKRFDVHPITGQVRGITSFARDAGKIFGFDVRARDRRGAPDGHSVIANVIVYVLDENKQVVLVMNAKPMAVEMSSQNITKALSRLTGLDVRLRKLEPHFELDSDEEVDATDLYLYAVDPHLNMVVDMTRLERVLGLHSAELKRDLDIFQAMEIRDLPNTPRAQRPTLLAVEAGAVAMGCFVFLGALAAAICFGCVRRKKKLRKHQKPCFPSSHMGFSMNLRPPYLVELEDATTDSYVDMHSQHSNGGHFPRLNPDLKLSRTTSNVGRLQRPIASMTSMSRHDSGVALHHPQNCSCSSSHETSSSNGSYEDSLKELNPSQGANAAAYIAERHQKKRQREPSSTPPPPPSNVHAHMGVQLARRHSERVVICPLEHHPSRNQHECN, from the exons GAGGAAGATGCTCATTACTTTAAAGTATCATCCGTGGATGGAGCATGGGCTCGGGTGTCCCTGGCACGCAGTTTGGAAGAGCTCGTGGACTCCGACATTCCACAGAGCGTGCTCAAATTCCGCCTTGCCTGTCTGGACCCCATAGATGAAACG GTTTCGTCATCGTACCTCTCCGTGACTGTCTACGTAGAGGACGTGAATGACCACGCGCCTACCTTCCTCGGCACGCCGTATCACGTGACAGTCGATGAACTCACGCCAGCAG GGCTGACGATATTCAGAGGAATCCACGCCATCGACAATGACAAGCCGAACACCCCGAATTCCGACGTGCAGTATTCCCTTCTGTCGGGCGGCGACGACCACGGTCACTTCATTTTGGAGAGCAACAACAGGGCTGCCCTGATCTTGAAGTCACCTTTAGACTACGACGCTGGCGACACGGAATTCAATTTGACGATTGTGGCCTCG GATCGCGGCACCCCGCCGAACAATGCGACCACCGTGGTCAGGGTCACAGTCAGGGACAACGACGATCTCAGCCCACGCTTCACCAAGGACGTGTACAAAGTCAAAATACCTGAGATGCCGGCGTACCCCGCG GGTGCCGTAATGCACCAAGAAGTGATCTTGTCCCCGCCGATATATGCAGAGGACCAGGACGAGGCGATCAATGCGACCATAAGGTACTCCATCGTGGCAGGAAACACTCAGGACATCTTCTGGATCGACCCGATCAATGGCTCGCTTTTTGTCATTCGGGCCATCGACAGGGAAGCCCTGACCAGTGAACGTTTCTCTCTTGCTCTACGGGCCTCGCAGAAGGACAACCCTGCCCGCCAAGGCACCGCAAGACTCGAAGTCACGATTCTCGACGTTAATGACAATGCTCCTAATTTTGAAGTGGAAATATACAATATTTCCATCGTGGAAAATCTACCGAATGGCTTTAGCGTACTGCAGGTGGCTGCAAGAGATCCTGACAAG GGTGAAAACGGAGAGTTTAGTTATGAGTTGGAAGACCCAAACAAGGCGTTTTTGATCGATCCACACACAGGATGGCTCACCGTTAAAAACCAGACGCAATTAGATCGTGAAAAGCAGTCCTCGTTGCGAATGCGAGTACGtgccaaagaaaaaaagccGAGCCCAGAGCCTGGCTCGCGGTCAGCCGCCGTTTGGGTGACTCTGCTTGATGCCAACGATAACAACCCAGTCTTCCAGCCGTCAAATGTCTACCACTTCCAGGTGTCGTCAGACGCTCCCATCGGAGAGGTCATAGGACag GTCAATGCTCTCGACCCTGATCTCGGTAGAAACGGGCAGGTCGCCTACGACGTTCAGCGGGCCAACTCGAGTGATGAGTTAGGCCGGCCTCTCCCGCTGCCCTTCAGCATTGAGGCCCAAAGCGGTCTCCTGCTGGTGGTGGACACGCCACTGCTCGAGGATCGCTACACTCTGCTGATCGAGGCGGTTGATCAGCCGGCGAACCCAAGCGAGCGCCGCACCGCCCTGGCCGTGGCCACCATCGACGTGGCCAGGTCACGCCAGAGCAGTGCCGCCTCGTCCACAGGGGAACGCGTGCCTGGCTTCGTAGGCGCTCCCTACGAGTTTTGGGTGGGCGGCAATGCGCCCGTCGGCACCACCATTGGCCTCGTCCGGCTCAAGAACATTGACAAGAAAACTGCTTTGTTCGACTTGCTGCACAGCTACAGAACCGGAG taCCTTTTGCGATTGAAGAGCGCTCTGGAGTAATAACTGTCGTCCGAGAGCTGTCGCATTTCACGCGCACGCATTACGAGTTTGAAACCGTGGTGACCGACGGCCAATTCACCCTCGTAACCAACGTCACTATCCACGTAGTCGACCCTGAAGACCCCTCAATCCTGACTACCACCTTTACTCCACCGAGGAGCCAACTGCTGGAAACCTTAGAGTTCAAGGTGCGCGAAAACCACGCGGGCGTGCTCGTCGGCAAACTGCCTGACGTGAACAGCAAGCGCGACACGCGATTCCTTCTCGTTAATAAAGACCTGGCCGACTTGTTCACCGTTTCAAACGACGGGAGTGTGTACACGAAGAAGGACCTGGACAGGGAGGAAAGAGCCAGCTACCATCTGACGATCATTTCCGAGGGCCGTGGTGGCTCCAAGGGTGACGGAATTTTCCAAGTTTTGGTGACGGTCGAGGATGAAAACGACAACCCACCCCGATTCTCCCACAAAACCTACACAGGCCATGTCAGCGAGGACGCCGCACCGAATACGCTGGTCAAGCTGGACAACCTGGTGCACGCCGCGGACATCGACCTGGGCAACAACGCCAAGTTCCAGATCAGAATCCGCGGGGACGGGGCAAACAAGTTCCGCATCGACCAGGAGAGTGGCAAGATTTTCTTAGCGGCGAAAGAGCCTCTGGACCGGGAGACGAGACCCAAGTTTGACCTACGTTTGGTGGCCGTTGACCGAGGCAACATTTCTTCAGAGGTCGAGCTCACCGTCATCGTGGATGACGTCAACGATAACGCACCGAACTTTGTGCAAATGATGCTGTTGGACGAGGCGGCCGTGGCGGACGGCAACGCGAAGCAGCGAAGGGATACGGTGCTGCCGCTGAAAAACATGTCGAGCAGGAACTACCCTGTCGTCAGCTTGGAGGAAAACATTGCCATGGGATCGCCGGTGATCAAAATCGAAGCCAAGGACATGGACGATGGAGATAATGCAGTCGTCACTTACAAAATTGTCGGGGAGAACCAACGAGAGAAGCAGGACAGGTCTTCTAGCGCCAGGCATAAAAAAGAGCGGTCTTTCAACATAAATCCAAACACAGGAGAAATCACTGTTTCAAAAAG ACTTTCTCCCGAAACTGAGTTTCAATTGGACGTCATGGCAGCTGACTGTTGTGGCCTGAGCAACAACATGTCTCTGATGGTTAACGTCGTGGATGTGAACGACCACGCACCAACCTTCAAACGCCCTTGGTACCAGTACGACCTTGCCGAGGGAACTTACATGGGCTGGGTTCTCGGTTGGCTGCATGCGAGCGATGCTGACTTCGCAGACAACGCGCATGTCACTTACTACATCGACCCTGAAGAAGGGGATCTGCCCTTCACCATCTCACCTGAAGGTGGCGCCCTGACGGCGACGGGCACCGTTGACAGAGAATCGGGTGATTCGTTCGAGTTCCGTGTTTGGGCCGAGGACAATGGCAAGCCAAAACTGAAAACCAGTGTCCAG GTGACGATCAACATTCTGGACGTGAATGACAACGCCcctgaatttttcaacttcaacCGTCGGGACGAGATCACAGGCACGCCGATTTACCACACAGCCATCGACGAAAATGGCCCACCAGGACAGTTTGTCCTTCAAGTTTTTGCCAACGACTCGGACTACACTGGGAACGGAAACGGTTTGCTTCTGTATAGTATTGCTGGCCCTCCCAGGAGAGAATTCCATATCGACTCCAAGGACGGAACTATCACCACCCTCACGTCTCTGGACTATGAGAGCGCTAACATCCACAACATCACGGTGGTCGCCTCCGACCTGGGCAGCCCGTCCTTGACTTCATCTGCTATCGTCCTCGTTGCTGTTAAGGACCACAAGGAATCAACAGCCATTGACCTTAATCCCATCTTTTCAG agAGACACCTTGAGGTTGAAGTGATGGAGAACTCACACACTCCTTTGGTGCTAACCATGTTGAACGTGACGCCGTCGTACCGAAACCAACACGTCACCTTCACCCTGCTGCCAGGGCCGGACGTCAACAACTTCTACGTGGACTCGAAGAACGGGACCGTCTACCTGATGAACACGCCAGACCGCGAGCGGCAGAGTTACTACGCCATCAAAGTGCGTGCCGAGCGTGCGAAAGCGGCGCGAAGCTCCAAACCAGTGCTCGTGTATCCGATGCTTTCTGACGATCTTG GTGTTGCAGGTGACGAAGTGCGTCTGGTTGTTCACGTCCGTGACGAAAACGATAACACGCCACGGTTTGAAGGTGCTCAAGAAGGCCGCCCCATAGTAGCAGCCATACCTGCGTCTGCAAACTACGGAGACGAAGTTGTCCGACTCTat GCGTATGATGCCGATGAAGGGTTGAACGGTGAGGTGCGTTACCACATAGTTCAAAAACCGGATGACGTGGAAACGAAAAGATTCGACGTGCACCCTATTACTGGCCAAGTCCGTGGTATCACGAGTTTCGCGCGAGACGCGGGGAAGATCTTCGGCTTTGATGTGCGCGCCCGTGACAGACGCGGCGCCCCTGATGGGCATTCTGTGATCGCCAATGTTATA GTGTATGTGCTTGACGAGAACAAACAGGTGGTGCTTGTGATGAACGCGAAACCAATGGCAGTAGAGATGAGCTCGCAAAATATCACAAA GGCGCTGAGCAGGCTGACGGGTCTTGATGTGCGCCTCCGCAAACTGGAGCCGCACTTTGAGCTGGATTCTGATGAAGAGGTTGATGC CACTGACCTTTACCTGTACGCCGTGGATCCTCATTTGAACATGGTTGTTGACATGACCCGGTTGGAGAG ggttttgGGTTTACACTCTGCTGAGCTGAAGAGAGACTTGGACATCTTCCAGGCGATGGAAATTCGCGACCTGCCAAACACCCCAAGGGCCCAAAGACCGACTCTGTTAGCCGTGGAGGCCGGAGCAGTGGCCATGGGCTGCTTTGTGTTCCTTGGGGCTTTGGCTGCCGCTATCTGTTTTGGATGTGTGCGACGCAAAAAGAAGCT ccgGAAGCACCAAAAACCGTGCTTTCCCTCATCCCACATGGGCTTCTCGATGAATTTGAGACCTCCATACCTGGTGGAGCTGGAAGACGCGACGACCGATTCCTACGTAGACATGCACTCTCAGCACAGCAACGGTGGCCACTTTCCACGCCTCAATCCCGACCTGAAGCTGAGCAGGACGACGTCCAATGTCGGCCGGCTGCAGAGGCCGATCGCCTCGATGACTTCCATGAGCAGGCACGACTCAGGGGTGGCCCTGCACCACCCCCAGAACTGCTCGTGCTCCAGCAGCCACGAAACTTCAAGCTCAAA TGGCAGCTATGAAGACTCCCTAAAGGAGCTGAACCCCTCACAAGGCGCGAACGCGGCGGCATACATCGCAGAGCGACATCAGAAAAAGAGGCAGCGGGAGCCGTCGAGCACACCCCCGCCACCCCCGAGCAACGTTCATGCCCATATGGGAGTGCAGCTGGCACGGCGGCACAGCGAGAGGGTGGTCATCTGCCCGCTTGAACACCACCCGAGCAGAAACCAACACGAGTGTAACTGA